A region of Betta splendens chromosome 13, fBetSpl5.4, whole genome shotgun sequence DNA encodes the following proteins:
- the gdpd4a gene encoding glycerophosphodiester phosphodiesterase domain-containing protein 5, with translation MCNTPSVFPASLQFEQYGHSDTVFLPVSDDSGSRPLVLSLLHHLISLSLSLSLCLCLSLPLSLCNAGLWVSVSITRLKLGKLKVVRRQLLQRYEHQPFVSCLAGLYGCQWRRYQRARAQPGECCCSRLECFSFGLLIVTFFLSFVFLYFWSEAQNDYNDFDWFNFGTLGFWFPWSLVLLIVAAALFTYIALLLVLAVCLLSEGQRLYLHWSHKTGIVVTLVFSVTATAVLSDLWSEEWWTLLLSLQITAPFLHLAAVALMAVLSWPIALHFFRMNKKGRQVSVLGLYLSVLFSLYLLPLGMYSPCIKAPGTLGRAPALIGHRGAPMLAPENTVMSFERAVEAGGEGLEADVTISYDGVPFLMHDSTLRRTTNIADVFPNRTHLDASLFTWAELQQLNAGGWFLSTDPFSTVSSLSDMDRSLAQNQSVPSLAQFLEVAARGGSLVLFDLRRPPPGHPYSRSYINTTLQVVQAHINSSQVLWLPSDDRALVQAADPDLQQTSGDKASIQELTDARITRLNLHYSAMSQQQISKYRSLNISTNLYVVSQPWLYTLAWCAGAQSVTTNSVHILSTVNKPLFLMTPEEYSLMWVLTDAASAFLIIAVFIFHWWRERGLLFWSGSRQTHENGPYSKFRTEMSDVWSISSVNVRPHLRSTPSSPVAAHLATITEE, from the exons atgTGTAACACACCCAGTGTATTCCCAGCTTCTCTGCAGTTTGAGCAGTATGGacaca GTGACAcagtcttcctgcctgtctcaGACGATTCTGGCTCACGCCCCCttgtcctctccctccttcaccacctcatctcgctctctctctctctgtctctttgtctctgtctctctctcccgctctctctctgtaatgCTGggctgtgggtgagtgtgtCCATAACCAGATTGAAGCTGGGGAAGCTAAAGGTGGTgcggcggcagctgctgcagag GTATGAACACCAGCCATTTGTCTCCTGCTTGGCTGGACTCTACGGTTGCCAATGGAGACGCTACCAAAGAGCCCGGGCGCAGCCAGGagagtgctgctgcagcagg CTGGAGTGCTTCAGTTTTGGACTCCTGATCGTCACCTTCTTCCTGAGTTTTGTGTTTCTCTACTTCTGGAGTGAAGCTCAGAATGACTACAATGATTTTGACTG GTTCAACTTCGGGACTCTGGGTTTCTGGTTCCCCTGGTCTCTGGTCCTGctcattgttgctgctgcccTTTTTACATATATCGCTCTACTCCTG GTGCTGGCAGTGTGTCTGCTCTCTGAGGGTCAGAGGCTCTACCTCCACTGGAGCCACAAG ACTGGGATCGTGGTGACGCTGGTGTTCTCCGTCACAGCCACCGCCGTACTGTCTGACCTGTGGAGTGAAGAGTGGTGGACActcctgctctctctgcag ATCACGGCACCTTTCCTCCATCTGGCTGCAGTTGCTCTGATGGCAGTTCTGTCTTGGCCCATAGCCTTGCACTTCTTCCGCATGAATAAGAAAG GGCGTCAGGTGTCCGTCCTGGGCCTCTACCTGTCGGTGCTCTTCTCTCTCTACCTGCTTCCTCTGGGGATGTATTCTCCCTGCATTAAAGCGCCAGGAACCTTGGGCCGTGCTCCAGCACTCATTGGCCACCGAGGAGCTCCGATG CTCGCTCCAGAGAACACGGTCATGTCGTTTGAGAGAGCGGTTGAAGCGGGAGGAGAAGGACTGGAGGCCGACGTCACcatcag TTATGATGGTGTTCCGTTCCTGATGCATGACTCCACCCTGAGGAGAACCACCAACATTGCTGATGTTTTCCCAAATCGAACGCACCTCGACGCCTCCCTGTTCACCTGggccgagctgcagcagctgaacgcTGGTGGCTGGTTCTTATCg ACGGATCCCTTCTCTACTGTGTCGTCCTTGTCTGACATGGATCGCTCGCTGGCTCAGAACCAGTCTGTCCCCTCGCTGGCCCAGTTCCTGGAGGTAGCGGCCCGTGGCGGCAGCCTGGTGCTGTTCGACCTGCGCAGACCTCCACCAGGACACCCCTACAGCCGCTCGTACATCAACACCACCCTGCAGGTGGTGCAGGCTCACATCAACTCCTCCCAG GTGCTGTGGCTGCCGTCTGACGACAGAGCGCTGGTTCAGGCTGCAGACCCAGACTTACAGCAGACCTCTGGAGACAAGGCTTCTATTCAGGAACTGACCGATGCTCGTATCACCAGACTCAACCTGCACTACAGCGCCATGTCTCAACAGCAGATCAG TAAGTACCGGTCGCTGAACATCAGCACCAACCTCTACGTCGTCAGCCAGCCGTGGCTCTACACTCTGGCCTGGTGTGCTGGGGCCCAGTCCGTAACCACCAACTCTGTCCACATCCTGTCCACCGTCAACAAGCCGCTCTTCCTCATG aCTCCTGAGGAATATAGTCTGATGTGGGTTCTGACGGATGCAGCGTCTGCCTTCCTCATCATTGCAGTGTTCATATTCCACTG GTGGAGAGAGCGAGGCCTGCTGTTCTGGTCCGGCAGCCGCCAAACGCACGAGAATGGACCATACAGCAAGTTCAGGACAG AGATGAGTGACGTGTGGTCCATCTCCAGTGTCAACGTCCGTCCACACTTACGGAGCACGCCCAGTTCACCTGTAGCTGCTCACCTGGCCACCATTACAGAGGAGTGa